The Phoenix dactylifera cultivar Barhee BC4 chromosome 9, palm_55x_up_171113_PBpolish2nd_filt_p, whole genome shotgun sequence genome window below encodes:
- the LOC103717467 gene encoding auxin-responsive protein SAUR71-like, with translation MGKEKGKKGLILKTLERCRSIGGHRKEGKRHMAPEGCFAVYVGPGKERFVVRMECINHPLFQMLLDEAEMEYGYATEGPLELPCNVELFNRVLWEMEQELVAGTPKCSFTRSHSGYRLLSPSRPMVIGRY, from the coding sequence ATGGGGAAGGAGAAGGGAAAGAAGGGCCTCATACTGAAGACTTTGGAACGGTGCCGGTCCATCGGAGGCCACCGCAAGGAGGGGAAGCGGCACATGGCTCCTGAAGGGTGCTTCGCAGTGTACGTTGGTCCCGGTAAGGAGAGGTTCGTGGTCCGAATGGAGTGCATCAACCATCCTCTCTTCCAGATGCTCCTCGACGAGGCCGAGATGGAGTACGGGTATGCGACGGAGGGTCCCCTCGAGCTCCCATGCAACGTCGAGCTCTTCAATAGGGTCTTGTGGGAGATGGAGCAAGAACTGGTGGCAGGCACACCAAAGTGCAGCTTCACTAGAAGCCACTCCGGGTACCGCCTGCTAAGCCCATCAAGGCCGATGGTGATCGGTCGATACTAA
- the LOC103717466 gene encoding omega-hydroxypalmitate O-feruloyl transferase-like: MVSLLGETVGKENANGIVLELSVKQGEPTLVPPAEETEKGLYFLSNLDQNIAVLVQTIYCFRAEDRGNERAAEVIKEALSKVLVHYHPLAGRLTMSSEGKLIVDCMGEGAVFVEAEADCRLEDIGDIAKPDPSMLGKLVYNVPGAKNILEIPPLVAQVTKFQCGGFILGLTMNHCMFDGLGAMEFVNSWGEIARGLPLSVPPFLDRTILKSRSPPMIDFPHYEFKEIEDSLESAALYQEEMIYRSFYFDTDKLEQLKKLAMQDGSLDKCTTFEALSAFVWRARTKALQFQPNQQTKLLFAVDGRSRFNPPLPKGYFGNGIVLTNSLCKAADLLESPLSFAVGLIQKAVKMATDSYMRSAMDYFEVTRVRPSLSATLLITTWSRLAFHTTDFGWGEPLQSGPVALPEKEVILFLSHGKERRNINVLLGLPTSAMLTFQQQMGI, encoded by the exons ATG GTTTCATTGCTTGGGGAGACCGTTGGCAAAGAGAATGCTAATGGGATTGTGCTCGAACTAAGTGTCAAGCAAGGAGAGCCAACATTAGTCCCCCCAGCAGAGGAAACGGAGAAAGGCCTCTACTTCCTCTCCAACCTTGATCAAAATATCGCAGTACTCGTTCAGACAATCTACTGCTTCAGAGCAGAGGACAGAGGGAATGAGAGAGCTGCTGAGGTGATAAAGGAGGCCTTATCCAAGGTTTTAGTTCATTACCACCCACTCGCCGGGAGGCTGACGATGAGCTCTGAAGGGAAGCTCATCGTGGATTGTATGGGAGAAGGTGCGGTTTTCGTCGAGGCTGAGGCTGACTGTAGGTTGGAAGACATAGGAGACATTGCAAAGCCCGATCCTTCGATGCTCGGCAAGCTTGTTTACAATGTTCCTGGTGCGAAGAACATACTGGAGATACCTCCTCTGGTAGCTCAG GTGACTAAGTTCCAATGTGGGGGTTTCATTCTTGGGCTAACAATGAACCACTGCATGTTCGACGGTCTTGGAGCCATGGAGTTCGTCAACTCATGGGGTGAAATAGCCCGAGGCCTTCCCCTTTCAGTACCGCCATTCCTAGATCGAACCATACTCAAATCTCGAAGCCCTCCCATGATCGACTTCCCTCACTATGAATTCAAGGAGATAGAGGACTCATTGGAGTCTGCTGCTCTTTATCAAGAAGAGATGATTTACCGGTCCTTCTACTTCGACACTGACAAACTTGAGCAGCTAAAGAAATTAGCCATGCAAGATGGATCTCTTGACAAATGCACCACTTTTGAAGCTCTATCAGCTTTTGTATGGAGAGCTCGGACCAAGGCGTTGCAGTTTCAGCCCAATCAACAGACCAAGCTCCTCTTCGCGGTCGACGGGCGGTCTAGATTCAATCCACCACTACCCAAGGGCTACTTTGGCAATGGAATAGTGCTAACCAACTCTTTGTGCAAAGCAGCTGACCTTCTTGAGAGCCCTCTCTCATTTGCAGTGGGGCTAATTCAGAAGGCTGTTAAGATGGCCACTGATTCTTACATGAGATCGGCGATGGATTATTTCGAAGTGACGAGAGTAAGGCCTTCTCTAAGTGCAACTCTTCTCATAACTACTTGGTCTAGGCTTGCTTTCCATACCACAGACTTTGGGTGGGGCGAGCCTTTGCAGTCTGGGCCAGTGGCTTTGCCAGAGAAGGAGGTGATCTTATTCTTGTCTCATGGAAAGGAGAGGAGGAACATAAATGTTCTTCTTGGGCTGCCCACCTCAGCAATGCTAACATTTCAACAgcaaatgggtatttag